One window of Cellulomonas shaoxiangyii genomic DNA carries:
- a CDS encoding SAF domain-containing protein — MLPLNATRPDDLSPALPPPLPRVRAPAAVRLRGALWRWRVVVAAVCLGAAAAATVQALRPPPPRTVPVLVLAADATAGTPLTTSDVTVARVPPDAVPAGALTAPDDAVGAAPVVDLPARQPLTPTLLGGGTPTGPAGTVVAAVRLDDPAVAALLAPGAHVDLVAARPEGGPGETVARRALVLPAPPSDGAGGGLLGGASGAPDVPVLVAVAPDEAVRLAEASASARLVAVVVP; from the coding sequence GTGCTGCCCCTCAACGCCACGCGCCCGGACGACCTGTCGCCCGCCCTGCCTCCTCCGCTGCCGCGGGTGCGGGCACCCGCGGCCGTACGCCTGCGGGGTGCGCTGTGGCGGTGGCGCGTCGTCGTCGCCGCGGTGTGCCTGGGCGCGGCCGCCGCCGCGACCGTCCAGGCGCTGAGGCCGCCGCCGCCCCGCACGGTCCCGGTGCTCGTGCTCGCCGCCGACGCGACCGCCGGGACCCCGCTCACCACCTCCGACGTCACGGTCGCGCGGGTGCCGCCCGACGCGGTGCCGGCGGGCGCGCTGACCGCACCGGACGACGCGGTGGGCGCCGCACCGGTGGTCGACCTGCCGGCGCGCCAGCCGCTCACGCCCACGCTCCTCGGGGGCGGCACCCCGACCGGCCCGGCGGGCACGGTGGTGGCCGCCGTGCGCCTCGACGACCCCGCGGTCGCGGCGCTCCTCGCCCCCGGCGCGCACGTCGACCTCGTCGCCGCCCGTCCCGAGGGCGGCCCGGGCGAGACCGTCGCCCGGCGCGCGCTCGTCCTCCCCGCCCCGCCGTCCGACGGTGCGGGCGGCGGGCTGCTCGGCGGTGCGAGCGGCGCGCCGGACGTCCCGGTCCTCGTGGCGGTCGCACCGGACGAGGCCGTCCGCCTGGCCGAGGCGTCCGCCTCCGCTCGGCTCGTCGCGGTCGTCGTGCCATGA
- a CDS encoding 5-formyltetrahydrofolate cyclo-ligase, with protein sequence MSTVAQPSWHTPAGGGGDGRGRRGAEDRGSARRPSAAEAKHELRRRVRTQRGHRSPRLRDQVAERLAAVVLTIPEVAHASCVSVYASRPGEPGTGPVIEALAGRGVRLLLPVLGTGLQRDWAEYDGAHDLRERAPGRPPEPGTPPLGADAVRDADVVLVPALAVDAAGTRLGQGGGWYDRVLAHVRPGVPVVALVHADEVLGVPLPREPHDRPVSAVATPERWWRVGAADG encoded by the coding sequence ATGAGCACCGTCGCCCAGCCGTCCTGGCACACCCCTGCCGGCGGCGGTGGCGACGGTCGAGGGCGACGTGGGGCCGAGGACCGCGGGTCCGCGCGCCGCCCGTCCGCGGCGGAGGCGAAGCACGAGCTGCGCCGGCGGGTACGCACCCAGCGCGGTCACCGCTCCCCCCGGCTGCGCGACCAGGTCGCGGAACGCCTCGCCGCCGTGGTGCTGACGATCCCGGAGGTCGCGCACGCCAGCTGCGTCAGCGTGTACGCGTCACGGCCGGGCGAGCCGGGGACCGGTCCGGTCATCGAGGCGCTCGCCGGGCGGGGCGTCCGCCTGCTGCTGCCCGTGCTGGGGACCGGCCTGCAGCGGGACTGGGCGGAGTACGACGGCGCGCACGACCTGCGCGAGCGTGCGCCCGGTCGGCCGCCCGAGCCCGGCACGCCGCCGCTGGGCGCCGACGCCGTGCGCGACGCGGACGTGGTGCTCGTGCCGGCGCTCGCGGTCGACGCCGCCGGCACGCGCCTGGGCCAGGGCGGCGGCTGGTACGACCGGGTGCTGGCGCACGTGCGGCCGGGCGTCCCCGTCGTCGCGCTCGTGCACGCCGACGAGGTGCTCGGCGTCCCCCTCCCGCGCGAGCCGCACGACCGGCCCGTCTCGGCCGTCGCGACCCCCGAGCGCTGGTGGCGCGTGGGGGCGGCGGACGGCTGA
- a CDS encoding GlsB/YeaQ/YmgE family stress response membrane protein — protein sequence MSITGIITAIVIGAIIGALGRLIVRGNQNISIIATIVIGIIAALLGTWIASLIGQNDTDGFDWIELIFQIALAAIFVSIYAGYAGKNRRR from the coding sequence ATGAGCATCACCGGCATCATCACGGCCATCGTCATCGGCGCGATCATCGGGGCACTCGGTCGCCTCATCGTGCGGGGCAACCAGAACATCTCGATCATCGCCACGATCGTCATCGGCATCATCGCGGCGCTCCTGGGCACGTGGATCGCGAGCCTGATCGGCCAGAACGACACGGACGGCTTCGACTGGATCGAGCTGATCTTCCAGATCGCCCTCGCCGCGATCTTCGTGAGCATCTACGCGGGTTACGCCGGCAAGAACCGCCGCCGCTGA
- a CDS encoding dolichyl-phosphate-mannose--protein mannosyltransferase, with protein sequence MPPTGDDAEREDAPGTPVPGGAGTLPADDSAARPPHAATAPAPAPAAGGAEPVGGRPEPGADPGASPYGPATATAVEDPAADPAADVDEPTDAPGGETADEPDEPRRETFLRRLLGDDARTLDATPRDRRNGWLWALAVTVLGGVLRFWDLARPHSLVFDETYYVKQAFSLLARGYEAAWGEDPNAAFESGDTSSLGTDPEYVVHPLVGKWMIALGMQLGGGVESSFAWRLSAAVVGTLAVLMVARIGRRIFASTALGTLAGLFLAVDGLAIVHSRISLLDPFLMFFALAAFGALVLDREQARRRLADRAAAVLDGGGTLRWGPGLGFRWWRLAAGVLLGLAIGTKWSGMYFLAVFGVMTVLWDMGARRAVGVRLWHVAAVVKDGLLAFVLLVGTAAVTYVASWASWFASDNAWNRHWAEANPDQGVQWLPPALRSWWQYHQDMWLFHNGLETPHSYAAHPVGWIVQWRPTSFWYPTEVSGLTGEQAQAACGADACSQAILAVGNPLIWWAGAASVLVALFWLLRYRDWRAGAVLSGIVAGWVPWFAYAHRTIFAFYSVAFVPWVVLTLVYVLGLLVGPASPDDSERDRRGRRRAVVAVGVFAVLVVAAGLFFYPVWAAWVVPWQQWHIRMWLPTWI encoded by the coding sequence GTGCCGCCCACCGGAGACGACGCCGAGCGCGAGGACGCGCCGGGCACCCCCGTGCCCGGCGGTGCGGGAACGCTCCCGGCCGACGACAGCGCCGCCCGCCCCCCGCACGCCGCGACGGCCCCCGCGCCGGCACCGGCGGCCGGCGGGGCGGAGCCCGTGGGCGGCAGGCCGGAGCCCGGGGCCGACCCGGGAGCGAGCCCGTACGGTCCCGCGACCGCGACGGCGGTCGAGGACCCCGCCGCCGACCCCGCCGCCGACGTCGACGAGCCGACCGACGCGCCGGGCGGCGAGACGGCGGACGAGCCCGACGAGCCGCGCCGCGAGACGTTCCTGCGCCGCCTCCTCGGCGACGACGCCCGCACGCTCGACGCGACGCCGCGCGACCGCCGGAACGGCTGGCTGTGGGCGCTGGCGGTGACCGTGCTGGGCGGCGTGCTGCGGTTCTGGGACCTCGCCCGCCCGCACTCGCTGGTCTTCGACGAGACGTACTACGTCAAGCAGGCGTTCTCGCTGCTCGCGCGCGGCTACGAGGCCGCGTGGGGCGAGGACCCCAACGCCGCGTTCGAGAGCGGCGACACGAGCAGCCTCGGCACGGACCCCGAGTACGTCGTCCACCCGCTCGTCGGCAAGTGGATGATCGCGCTCGGCATGCAGCTCGGCGGCGGCGTCGAGAGCTCGTTCGCGTGGCGGCTGTCGGCCGCCGTCGTCGGCACGCTCGCGGTGCTCATGGTCGCGCGCATCGGCCGGCGGATCTTCGCCTCCACGGCGCTCGGCACGCTCGCGGGGCTGTTCCTCGCCGTCGACGGCCTGGCGATCGTGCACTCCCGGATCAGCCTGCTCGACCCGTTCCTCATGTTCTTCGCGCTCGCGGCGTTCGGGGCGCTGGTGCTCGACCGGGAGCAGGCGCGCCGCCGCCTCGCCGACCGCGCGGCCGCCGTGCTCGACGGCGGCGGCACGCTGCGCTGGGGGCCGGGGCTCGGCTTCCGCTGGTGGCGCCTCGCGGCCGGCGTGCTGCTGGGCCTCGCGATCGGCACCAAGTGGTCGGGCATGTACTTCCTCGCCGTGTTCGGCGTGATGACCGTGCTGTGGGACATGGGGGCGCGGCGGGCCGTGGGCGTGCGGCTGTGGCACGTGGCCGCCGTCGTCAAGGACGGGCTGCTCGCGTTCGTCCTGCTCGTCGGCACGGCGGCCGTCACGTACGTGGCGTCGTGGGCGTCGTGGTTCGCCTCGGACAACGCGTGGAACCGGCACTGGGCCGAGGCGAACCCCGACCAGGGCGTGCAGTGGCTGCCGCCGGCGCTGCGCTCCTGGTGGCAGTACCACCAGGACATGTGGCTGTTCCACAACGGGCTGGAGACGCCGCACTCGTACGCCGCGCACCCCGTGGGCTGGATCGTGCAGTGGCGGCCCACCTCGTTCTGGTACCCGACCGAGGTCTCGGGGCTCACGGGCGAGCAGGCGCAGGCGGCCTGCGGCGCCGACGCGTGCTCGCAGGCGATCCTCGCCGTCGGCAACCCGCTGATCTGGTGGGCGGGCGCCGCTTCCGTGCTCGTCGCGCTCTTCTGGCTCCTGCGGTACCGCGACTGGCGGGCCGGTGCGGTGCTGTCCGGCATCGTCGCCGGCTGGGTGCCGTGGTTCGCGTACGCGCACCGCACGATCTTCGCGTTCTACTCGGTGGCGTTCGTGCCGTGGGTGGTGCTGACGCTCGTCTACGTCCTCGGCCTGCTCGTCGGGCCGGCGAGCCCCGACGACAGCGAGCGGGACCGGCGCGGGCGCAGGCGGGCGGTCGTCGCGGTGGGGGTGTTCGCCGTGCTGGTCGTCGCCGCGGGGCTGTTCTTCTACCCGGTGTGGGCGGCGTGGGTGGTCCCGTGGCAGCAGTGGCACATCCGCATGTGGCTGCCCACCTGGATCTGA
- the glp gene encoding gephyrin-like molybdotransferase Glp has protein sequence MRSVQDHLAAVLAAVGPVTPLDVLLHDASGCILAADVAAPIDVPAVPVAARDGYAVAARDTEHGAGGRVPDLPVAHDVHAGSPAGLRHVAGTAVRVASGGPLPIGADAVVPIEETDRGTARVALQRPARPGQHVRHAGADVHAGDVVLPAGTRLGARQIALAAAMGRGRLPVHPTPRVVLLSVGDELVEPTTAVRPGTVFEADGHALEAAVLDAGAAAVRVGVVPDERATLREALEDQLVRADLVVLTGGLSELVHDTVKDVLAPLGTVRLDQVAMTPGMRHGFGTVGRGVGGRDEDQGVPVFALQGHPVAAQVSFEVFVRPALRAMAGHTELFRPSVAAAATQGWASPPGLRQFVPATVLGSPDEGYRVTPLGDPAAPSTTALAHANALAVVGETDAAVRPGQVVHCLVLEG, from the coding sequence ATGAGATCGGTGCAGGACCACCTCGCGGCCGTCCTCGCGGCAGTGGGTCCGGTGACGCCGCTGGACGTGCTGCTGCACGACGCGTCGGGCTGCATCCTCGCGGCCGACGTCGCGGCGCCCATCGACGTGCCGGCGGTGCCCGTGGCGGCGCGTGACGGCTACGCGGTCGCGGCGCGCGACACCGAGCACGGCGCCGGCGGTCGCGTCCCGGACCTGCCCGTGGCGCACGACGTGCACGCCGGCTCGCCGGCGGGGCTGCGGCACGTCGCGGGCACCGCGGTGCGGGTGGCGTCCGGCGGACCGCTGCCGATCGGCGCGGACGCGGTCGTGCCGATCGAGGAGACGGACCGCGGCACCGCCCGCGTCGCGCTGCAGCGCCCGGCGCGGCCGGGCCAGCACGTGCGCCACGCGGGTGCGGACGTGCACGCGGGTGACGTCGTCCTGCCTGCCGGCACGCGGCTCGGCGCCCGGCAGATCGCGCTCGCGGCGGCCATGGGCCGCGGGCGCCTGCCCGTGCACCCGACGCCCCGCGTCGTGCTGCTGTCGGTCGGGGACGAGCTCGTGGAGCCGACGACGGCCGTGCGGCCCGGCACGGTGTTCGAGGCCGACGGGCACGCGCTGGAGGCCGCCGTGCTCGATGCCGGTGCCGCGGCGGTGCGCGTGGGCGTCGTGCCCGACGAGCGCGCCACGCTGCGCGAGGCGCTGGAGGACCAGCTGGTGCGCGCGGACCTCGTCGTGCTCACCGGCGGGCTGTCGGAGCTGGTGCACGACACCGTCAAGGACGTCCTCGCCCCGCTCGGCACCGTCCGCCTCGACCAGGTCGCCATGACGCCGGGGATGCGGCACGGGTTCGGGACGGTCGGGCGCGGCGTCGGCGGGCGCGACGAGGACCAGGGCGTGCCCGTGTTCGCGCTGCAGGGGCACCCGGTGGCGGCGCAGGTGTCGTTCGAGGTGTTCGTGCGGCCCGCGCTGCGGGCCATGGCCGGGCACACCGAGCTGTTCCGCCCGTCCGTGGCGGCCGCCGCGACGCAGGGCTGGGCGTCGCCGCCCGGGCTGCGGCAGTTCGTCCCCGCCACGGTCCTCGGCTCGCCCGACGAGGGGTACCGGGTGACGCCGCTCGGCGACCCGGCGGCCCCGTCGACGACGGCCCTCGCGCACGCGAACGCCCTCGCCGTGGTGGGGGAGACGGACGCCGCCGTGCGGCCCGGCCAGGTCGTGCACTGCCTGGTGCTGGAAGGGTGA
- a CDS encoding GNAT family N-acetyltransferase, with translation MAVGWPVDLVDGDVRLRPLRRRDADAWMALRAANAGWLEPWDATNPEPVRGPRPTFGQFVRSLAAQARDGTALPFAVDHDGELVGQLTVSSIQYGSLRSASIGYWVSRHVAGRGVTPTAVAMATDHCFGVLRLHRVEINIRPENAPSLRVVEKLGFRDEGLRERYLHIQGRWCDHRTFALTVEDVPEGLLARWHATRRSTA, from the coding sequence GTGGCCGTCGGGTGGCCCGTCGATCTGGTCGACGGTGACGTGCGGCTGCGTCCGCTGCGGCGGCGGGACGCCGACGCGTGGATGGCGCTGCGCGCGGCGAACGCGGGGTGGCTGGAGCCGTGGGACGCGACGAACCCCGAGCCGGTGCGCGGACCGCGGCCGACGTTCGGGCAGTTCGTGCGTTCCCTGGCGGCCCAGGCCCGGGACGGCACGGCGCTGCCGTTCGCGGTGGACCACGACGGCGAGCTGGTGGGGCAGCTGACGGTGTCGTCGATCCAGTACGGGTCGCTGCGCTCCGCGTCGATCGGGTACTGGGTGTCGCGGCACGTCGCGGGGCGCGGGGTCACCCCGACGGCCGTGGCGATGGCGACGGACCACTGCTTCGGGGTCCTGCGCCTGCACCGGGTCGAGATCAACATCCGCCCCGAGAACGCGCCGTCGCTGCGGGTCGTCGAGAAGCTCGGCTTCCGCGACGAGGGCCTGCGGGAGCGGTACCTGCACATCCAGGGGCGGTGGTGCGACCACCGGACCTTCGCGCTCACGGTCGAGGACGTGCCCGAGGGGCTGCTGGCGCGCTGGCACGCGACCCGCCGGTCGACGGCCTGA
- a CDS encoding family 20 glycosylhydrolase codes for MPHVVPVVPAPLVVEPADAPPYVVSAATTVVVAAADAAHPADHPAVPAAVLAADLLGRSGGHAVPLRFDDPGVPGAVHVRLLDGGRDADGAVDDLPAGDEAYRVVAGEHGVQLDARTPEGLVHAVVTLRQLLHERPDGVVEVPAVRIVDAPRYAWRGLSLDVARHFVSVPDLKVVIGLLGHYKLNVLHLHLTDDQAWRLDLPSRPELVRRSSAHSVGGDPGGHYTAADWAEILTYAHARGVRVVPEIDVPGHVNAAQHAYGELTPGGEPTEEYLGIEVGFSRLHDDLPATHAFLADVFGDLARMTPGPYVHVGGDEVLTMAPDEYARLVRAAAHAVAAHGKSVVAWQEAAHVPGLPPGTVVQLWDDRADPAPFVAAAHAGARLLLSPGSRVYLDMKYDADFPLGLEWAGHVELRDAYAWEPADVLPGLPEGAVVGVEAAVWTETLRTLDDLTTMLLPRLAAVAEVAWSVPERRDWADLTRRLTAHGAYWDRLGLAWYRSPQGVWDDPAS; via the coding sequence GTGCCCCACGTCGTGCCCGTGGTGCCCGCCCCGCTCGTCGTCGAGCCGGCTGACGCGCCGCCGTACGTCGTCTCGGCTGCGACCACGGTCGTCGTCGCCGCCGCGGACGCCGCCCACCCCGCCGACCACCCGGCGGTCCCCGCCGCGGTGCTGGCGGCGGACCTGCTCGGGCGTTCCGGCGGGCACGCCGTGCCGCTGCGGTTCGACGACCCCGGCGTGCCGGGCGCGGTGCACGTGCGCCTGCTCGACGGCGGACGTGACGCGGACGGTGCCGTGGACGACCTCCCGGCGGGCGACGAGGCGTACCGCGTCGTCGCCGGCGAGCACGGCGTGCAGCTCGACGCCCGCACCCCGGAGGGGCTCGTGCACGCCGTCGTCACGCTGCGCCAGCTGCTGCACGAGCGGCCCGACGGCGTGGTCGAGGTGCCGGCGGTGCGGATCGTCGACGCGCCCCGGTACGCGTGGCGCGGGCTGTCGCTCGACGTCGCGCGCCACTTCGTGAGCGTGCCGGACCTCAAGGTCGTCATCGGCCTGCTCGGCCACTACAAGCTCAACGTGCTGCACCTGCACCTCACGGACGACCAGGCGTGGCGGCTCGACCTGCCGTCGCGGCCCGAGCTCGTGCGCCGGTCCAGCGCGCACTCGGTGGGCGGCGACCCCGGCGGGCACTACACGGCCGCCGACTGGGCGGAGATCCTCACCTACGCGCACGCCCGCGGCGTGCGGGTCGTGCCGGAGATCGACGTCCCCGGGCACGTCAACGCGGCCCAGCACGCCTACGGGGAGCTGACCCCGGGCGGCGAGCCGACCGAGGAGTACCTCGGCATCGAGGTGGGGTTCTCGCGCCTGCACGACGACCTGCCGGCGACGCACGCGTTCCTCGCCGACGTCTTCGGCGACCTCGCGCGGATGACGCCGGGCCCGTACGTGCACGTCGGCGGCGACGAGGTGCTCACCATGGCGCCCGACGAGTACGCACGGCTCGTGCGCGCGGCCGCCCACGCGGTGGCCGCCCACGGCAAGTCGGTCGTCGCGTGGCAGGAGGCCGCGCACGTGCCCGGTCTGCCGCCGGGCACGGTCGTGCAGCTCTGGGACGACCGCGCGGACCCCGCGCCGTTCGTGGCCGCCGCGCACGCCGGTGCGCGGCTGCTGCTGTCGCCCGGCTCACGCGTGTACCTCGACATGAAGTACGACGCCGACTTCCCGCTCGGGCTCGAGTGGGCCGGCCACGTCGAGCTGCGCGACGCCTACGCGTGGGAGCCCGCGGACGTCCTGCCCGGGCTGCCGGAGGGTGCGGTCGTGGGCGTGGAGGCGGCCGTGTGGACCGAGACGCTGCGCACGCTCGACGACCTCACGACCATGCTGCTGCCGCGGCTCGCCGCCGTGGCGGAGGTCGCGTGGAGCGTGCCGGAGCGCCGCGACTGGGCGGACCTCACGCGCCGCCTGACCGCGCACGGGGCGTACTGGGACCGCCTCGGCCTCGCCTGGTACCGCTCGCCGCAGGGCGTCTGGGACGACCCCGCGTCCTGA
- the mscL gene encoding large conductance mechanosensitive channel protein MscL: MSENARDRRRGAGDRLRTVGSSERLKGMSKVLQGFKDFVSRGNAVELAVGVVIGAAFTAIVGAIQDGLLSPLIGWIFGQPNLEQLWNVGPYSWQEGADPVRLGLILNALLQFLLTAAGIYFLIVLPLNALAARRKRGQEEEPQAPSEDVLLLQEIRDLLAAQASPAVRNDAAPGGGTPDGPTPGTAAGAPPAGGAPPSIPPGPGPA, translated from the coding sequence ATGAGCGAGAACGCGCGGGACCGTCGACGCGGAGCGGGCGACCGCCTTCGTACCGTCGGCAGCAGCGAGCGCCTGAAGGGCATGAGCAAGGTCCTCCAGGGCTTCAAGGACTTCGTGTCCCGCGGCAACGCGGTCGAGCTCGCCGTCGGCGTCGTCATCGGCGCCGCGTTCACGGCGATCGTCGGTGCCATCCAGGACGGGCTGCTCAGCCCGCTCATCGGGTGGATCTTCGGCCAGCCGAACCTCGAGCAGCTCTGGAACGTCGGGCCGTACTCGTGGCAGGAGGGCGCCGACCCGGTGCGGCTCGGCCTCATCCTGAACGCGCTGCTGCAGTTCCTGCTCACCGCCGCGGGGATCTACTTCCTCATCGTCCTGCCCCTCAACGCGCTGGCCGCGCGCCGCAAGCGCGGCCAGGAGGAGGAGCCGCAGGCACCGAGCGAGGACGTCCTCCTGCTGCAGGAGATCCGCGACCTGCTCGCCGCGCAGGCATCACCCGCCGTGCGGAACGACGCGGCGCCCGGGGGCGGCACGCCGGACGGTCCCACCCCCGGCACCGCGGCCGGTGCACCCCCGGCAGGCGGCGCGCCGCCGAGCATCCCCCCGGGCCCCGGCCCCGCCTGA
- a CDS encoding penicillin acylase family protein translates to MPRRSRLRTALVVVASVVVAALLATTLLAAVVLRRPLPEGSGEETVPGLGEEVRVSRDARGVPTIVARTAEDLFAGQGYVSAQDRFFEMDYRRHVTAGRLSELVGENEEALAADMVIRTMGWRRVAEQEWELLPADARRYLEAYAAGVNAYLDGRDTAAIAMEYTVLGQRVPVERPERWDPVDSLAWLKAMAWDLRANYDDELARALTYQSVPDVARVEQLFPAYPQDRNLPILDAASVAQQAAQTVAADVDLTEVLGEADLQEALAAADRALAAVPHLVGEGDGVGSNSWVVAGEHTASGAPLLANDPHLSISAPGIWSQVGLRCAQVDDACPFDVSGFALAGLPGVVIGHNADLAWGLTNLGADVTDFFLERVVDGEVVVDGRREPLEVRTETIRVAGGEDVELVVRATRHGPLVSEVLDVDGVSRVPVPEGAPGRRFEVALSWTALQPGRTAEAVLAMMTAQDADDVAAAAALLDVPSQNIVFATTDGHIGYQAPGRIPVRASVPASPVPSDGTWPRPGWDSRYDWQGYVDPAEMPRVVDPAEGFVVAANQAVTPAGLGPFLAEDTDYGYRAQRIRDLLTAEIAAGRPLDAAGMADLQTDQHNPYADVLVPALLEVDLEEPFVAEGQDLLRRWDRVASADSAAAAYLAAVWADLLELTFADDLPDGHAASGDSRWLEVVRTILAEPTSPWWDDRSTPGLVEGRDEILSRALTDARYSLTATLGSRTEDWAWGKLHVAAPEHPVLGGEGIPGVVRSFVNPPAQRVGGGSSVVDATGWDAASGSFAVTSAPSMRMVVDLGDLDSSTWVNLTGTSGHPASPHYDDQLPAWARGEQFAWPFSDAAVEADAVDRQTLVPGQD, encoded by the coding sequence GTGCCCCGCCGCTCTCGTCTGCGCACTGCGCTCGTCGTCGTCGCCTCCGTCGTCGTCGCGGCGCTGCTCGCCACGACGCTCCTCGCGGCCGTGGTGCTCCGCCGCCCGCTTCCCGAGGGGTCGGGCGAGGAGACAGTCCCCGGCCTCGGCGAGGAGGTGCGGGTCTCGCGGGACGCGCGCGGCGTGCCGACGATCGTCGCGCGGACGGCCGAGGACCTGTTCGCCGGGCAGGGGTACGTGTCCGCGCAGGACCGCTTCTTCGAGATGGACTACCGCCGGCACGTCACGGCCGGGCGGCTGTCGGAGCTGGTCGGCGAGAACGAGGAGGCGCTGGCGGCGGACATGGTGATCCGCACGATGGGCTGGCGGCGCGTCGCGGAGCAGGAGTGGGAGCTGCTGCCGGCCGACGCCCGCCGCTACCTCGAGGCGTACGCGGCCGGGGTCAACGCCTACCTCGACGGGCGGGACACGGCCGCGATCGCGATGGAGTACACGGTCCTGGGCCAGCGCGTGCCCGTCGAGCGCCCCGAGCGGTGGGACCCGGTCGACTCCCTCGCGTGGCTCAAGGCGATGGCGTGGGACCTGCGGGCGAACTACGACGACGAGCTCGCCCGCGCGCTGACGTACCAGTCGGTGCCCGACGTGGCGCGGGTGGAGCAGCTGTTCCCGGCGTACCCGCAGGACCGCAACCTGCCGATCCTCGACGCCGCGTCGGTCGCGCAGCAGGCGGCGCAGACCGTCGCGGCCGACGTCGACCTCACCGAGGTGCTCGGCGAGGCGGACCTGCAGGAGGCGCTCGCGGCCGCCGACCGTGCGCTCGCGGCCGTGCCGCACCTCGTGGGGGAGGGCGACGGCGTCGGCTCGAACTCGTGGGTCGTCGCGGGTGAGCACACCGCGTCCGGCGCGCCGCTGCTGGCCAACGACCCGCACCTGTCGATCTCCGCGCCGGGCATCTGGTCGCAGGTGGGCCTGCGGTGCGCGCAGGTCGACGACGCGTGCCCGTTCGACGTGTCCGGCTTCGCGCTGGCGGGCCTGCCGGGCGTCGTGATCGGGCACAACGCGGACCTCGCGTGGGGGCTGACGAACCTCGGCGCCGACGTGACCGACTTCTTCCTCGAGCGCGTCGTGGACGGCGAGGTCGTGGTGGACGGGCGCCGCGAGCCGCTGGAGGTGCGCACCGAGACCATCCGGGTCGCCGGCGGCGAGGACGTCGAGCTGGTCGTCCGCGCCACGCGGCACGGGCCGCTCGTGTCCGAGGTGCTCGACGTCGACGGCGTCTCCCGCGTCCCCGTGCCCGAGGGTGCGCCGGGCCGGCGGTTCGAGGTCGCCCTCTCGTGGACCGCGCTGCAGCCGGGCCGGACCGCGGAGGCGGTCCTGGCGATGATGACCGCGCAGGACGCCGACGACGTCGCGGCCGCGGCCGCCCTGCTGGACGTCCCGTCCCAGAACATCGTGTTCGCCACGACGGACGGCCACATCGGCTACCAGGCGCCCGGCCGCATCCCCGTGCGCGCGAGCGTGCCGGCCTCGCCCGTGCCGTCCGACGGCACGTGGCCGCGGCCGGGCTGGGACTCCCGCTACGACTGGCAGGGGTACGTCGACCCCGCGGAGATGCCGCGCGTCGTCGACCCGGCGGAGGGCTTCGTCGTCGCCGCGAACCAGGCGGTCACGCCTGCCGGGCTCGGGCCGTTCCTCGCGGAGGACACCGACTACGGGTACCGCGCGCAGCGGATCCGCGACCTGCTCACGGCGGAGATCGCCGCCGGGCGCCCCCTCGACGCGGCCGGCATGGCCGACCTGCAGACCGACCAGCACAACCCGTACGCGGACGTGCTCGTGCCGGCGCTCCTCGAGGTCGACCTGGAGGAGCCGTTCGTCGCCGAGGGTCAGGACCTGCTGCGCCGGTGGGACCGCGTGGCGTCGGCCGACTCCGCGGCCGCCGCGTACCTCGCGGCGGTGTGGGCGGACCTGCTGGAGCTGACGTTCGCCGACGACCTGCCGGACGGGCACGCGGCGTCCGGCGACTCCCGCTGGCTCGAGGTGGTCCGCACGATCCTGGCGGAGCCCACGTCGCCGTGGTGGGACGACCGCTCGACGCCCGGCCTCGTCGAGGGACGCGACGAGATCCTGTCGCGGGCGCTGACCGATGCGCGGTACTCGCTCACCGCGACCCTCGGCAGCCGCACGGAGGACTGGGCGTGGGGGAAGCTGCACGTCGCCGCGCCCGAGCACCCCGTGCTCGGCGGGGAGGGCATCCCCGGGGTCGTGCGCTCCTTCGTCAACCCGCCGGCGCAGCGCGTGGGCGGCGGCTCGTCGGTCGTCGACGCGACCGGGTGGGACGCGGCGTCCGGCTCCTTCGCGGTCACGAGCGCACCGTCGATGCGCATGGTCGTCGACCTGGGCGACCTCGACTCCTCGACGTGGGTCAACCTGACCGGCACGTCGGGGCACCCCGCCAGCCCGCACTACGACGACCAGCTCCCGGCATGGGCGCGCGGCGAGCAGTTCGCGTGGCCGTTCTCCGACGCGGCGGTCGAGGCGGACGCGGTCGACCGGCAGACGCTGGTCCCCGGGCAGGACTGA